A window of Clavibacter michiganensis contains these coding sequences:
- a CDS encoding DUF4118 domain-containing protein — protein MKRGRLRVLLGAAPGVGKTYAMLEEGKRLRDEGADVVVAVVETHGRAATAAMLEGLEILPRREVSHRGVEITDLDVDAVIARRPTIALVDELAHTNAPGGRSEKRWQDVDLIRDAGIDVISTVNIQHIASLNDVVEKITGVPQRETIPDRVLREAHQIEVIDLAPEALRDRLAGGRVYPAERIDAALSHYFRLGNLTALRELALLWLADEVDTALAAYRDEKGIDARWEARERVVVALTGGPEGETLLRRGARIAARSAGGELMAVHVSSQDGLRSGSPEALASQRALVDSLGGSYHQVVGDDIPRALVEFARASNATQLVLGVSRRSRLAAAATGPGIGATVIRESGDIDVHIVTHAAAGGRFRLPRIRGGALSMRRRILGGLLALGGGPLLTWLLSATRSDDSITSDVLSYQLLVVLVALVGGIWPALFAAVLSGFTLDYFFIDPLYTITVDEPLHLLALVLYVVIALLVSWIVDQAARRTRLARRAVAEAELLATVSGSVLRGEGAVHALVSRTREAFGLQGVKLVDRDETIAWDGVVTGGASTDVPVGSRGVLTLYGDDLEASGRRLLRVIAAQLDAALEHRDLSDTAREVGPLAQTDRVRTALLSAVSHDLRRPLSAATAAVTALRSPGMTWADGDREELLATAEESLGTLADLVTDLLDVSRVQAGVLGVRLMDVDLDDVVLAALDELDLGPADAVLDLAPDLPGAVADPGLLQRVVVNLLSNAVRHAPDGVPVRLSTSAFADSVEIRVVDHGPGVAPERRDDMFVPFQRLGDTDNASGLGLGLALSKGFTEGMGGTLTAEDTPGGGLTMVVALPASRADAEPVAEPPAPADLPSSASEVSA, from the coding sequence ATGAAGCGCGGTCGACTGCGGGTGCTGCTGGGAGCGGCGCCGGGCGTGGGCAAGACCTACGCGATGCTCGAGGAGGGCAAGCGGCTGCGCGACGAGGGCGCCGACGTGGTGGTCGCGGTCGTGGAGACCCACGGCCGCGCCGCCACGGCGGCGATGCTCGAGGGGCTGGAGATCCTGCCCCGGCGCGAGGTGTCGCACCGCGGGGTGGAGATCACCGACCTCGACGTGGACGCGGTCATCGCCCGCCGGCCGACCATCGCGCTGGTGGACGAGCTCGCCCACACGAACGCCCCGGGCGGCCGATCCGAGAAGCGCTGGCAGGACGTGGACCTCATCCGCGACGCCGGCATCGACGTGATCTCCACCGTCAACATCCAGCACATCGCGTCGCTCAACGACGTGGTCGAGAAGATCACCGGCGTGCCGCAGCGCGAGACGATCCCCGACCGCGTGCTCCGCGAGGCGCACCAGATCGAGGTCATCGACCTGGCGCCCGAGGCCCTGCGCGACCGGCTCGCCGGCGGGCGCGTGTACCCGGCCGAGCGGATCGACGCGGCCCTCTCCCACTACTTCCGCCTCGGCAACCTCACCGCCCTCCGCGAGCTCGCGCTCCTGTGGCTGGCGGACGAGGTCGACACCGCGCTCGCCGCCTACCGCGACGAGAAGGGGATCGACGCCAGGTGGGAGGCCCGCGAGCGCGTGGTCGTCGCGCTCACCGGCGGACCCGAGGGCGAGACGCTCCTACGGCGCGGCGCCCGGATCGCGGCCCGCTCCGCCGGCGGCGAGCTGATGGCCGTGCACGTCTCCAGCCAGGACGGCCTCCGCTCCGGCAGCCCCGAGGCGCTCGCCAGCCAGCGCGCGCTCGTCGACTCGCTCGGCGGCAGCTACCACCAGGTCGTCGGCGACGACATCCCGCGCGCGCTCGTCGAGTTCGCGCGCGCGTCCAACGCCACGCAGCTCGTGCTCGGCGTCAGCCGCCGCAGCCGCCTCGCCGCCGCCGCGACCGGTCCCGGCATCGGCGCCACGGTGATCCGCGAGTCCGGCGACATCGACGTGCACATCGTGACGCACGCGGCCGCGGGCGGGCGCTTCCGGCTGCCGCGCATCCGGGGCGGCGCGCTCAGCATGCGGCGCCGGATCCTCGGCGGGCTGCTCGCGCTCGGCGGCGGCCCGCTGCTCACCTGGCTGCTCTCGGCCACGCGCTCCGACGACTCGATCACGAGCGACGTGCTCTCGTACCAGCTGCTCGTGGTGCTCGTCGCGCTCGTCGGCGGGATCTGGCCGGCCCTGTTCGCCGCCGTGCTCTCCGGATTCACGCTCGACTACTTCTTCATCGACCCGCTCTACACGATCACCGTCGACGAGCCGCTGCACCTGCTCGCGCTCGTGCTCTACGTGGTCATCGCGCTGCTCGTCAGCTGGATCGTCGACCAGGCCGCCCGCCGCACCCGCCTCGCCCGCCGCGCGGTCGCCGAGGCCGAGCTGCTGGCCACCGTCTCCGGATCCGTGCTCCGCGGCGAGGGCGCCGTGCACGCGCTCGTGAGCCGCACCCGCGAGGCGTTCGGCCTGCAGGGCGTGAAGCTCGTGGACCGCGACGAGACGATCGCGTGGGATGGCGTCGTCACCGGCGGGGCCTCGACCGACGTGCCCGTGGGATCCCGCGGCGTGCTCACCCTCTACGGCGACGACCTCGAGGCGTCCGGCCGGCGGCTCCTCCGGGTCATCGCCGCGCAGCTCGACGCCGCGCTCGAGCACCGCGACCTCTCCGACACCGCCCGCGAGGTCGGTCCGCTCGCGCAGACCGACCGCGTGCGCACGGCCCTGCTCTCCGCCGTCAGCCACGACCTCCGCCGGCCGCTCAGCGCCGCGACCGCCGCCGTCACCGCGCTCCGCTCCCCCGGCATGACGTGGGCCGACGGCGACCGCGAGGAGCTGCTCGCGACCGCTGAGGAGAGCCTCGGCACGCTCGCCGACCTCGTCACCGACCTCCTCGACGTCAGCCGCGTGCAGGCCGGCGTGCTCGGCGTGCGGCTCATGGACGTCGACCTCGACGACGTCGTGCTCGCCGCCCTCGACGAGCTGGACCTCGGCCCCGCCGACGCCGTGCTGGATCTCGCGCCCGACCTGCCCGGCGCGGTCGCGGATCCGGGCCTCCTCCAGCGCGTGGTCGTCAACCTGCTGAGCAACGCCGTGCGGCACGCGCCCGACGGCGTGCCCGTGCGGCTCAGCACGAGCGCGTTCGCCGACTCCGTGGAGATCCGCGTCGTGGACCACGGCCCCGGCGTCGCGCCCGAGCGCCGCGACGACATGTTCGTGCCGTTCCAGCGCCTCGGCGACACCGACAACGCGTCCGGCCTCGGCCTCGGCCTCGCGCTCTCGAAGGGCTTCACCGAGGGGATGGGCGGCACGCTCACCGCCGAGGACACCCCGGGCGGCGGCCTCACGATGGTGGTCGCGCTGCCGGCGAGCAGGGCGGACGCGGAGCCGGTAGCGGAGCCGCCAGCTCCCGCTGACCTCCCCTCGTCCGCCTCGGAGGTGTCCGCGTGA
- a CDS encoding response regulator, whose amino-acid sequence MKILIADDDQQILRALRITLTSLGYDIVTAEDGAAAVRAAVAEKPDLYMIDLGMPRLDGVEVIQALRLWSTAPILVVSGRSGAADKVEALDAGADDYVTKPFSIDELLARIRALGRRAAADEDRSATVSFADVTVDLAARVVTRADQRVRLTPTEWQVLELLVRNPDRLVSRQTLLTEIWGPTHLNDSGYLRLYVAQLRKKLEPDPTHPRHLLTDPGMGYRFVPAGAGRAPEAD is encoded by the coding sequence GTGAAGATCCTCATCGCCGACGACGACCAGCAGATCCTGCGGGCCCTGCGCATCACCCTCACGAGCCTCGGCTACGACATCGTCACGGCGGAGGACGGCGCCGCCGCCGTCCGAGCGGCCGTCGCCGAGAAGCCCGACCTCTACATGATCGACCTCGGCATGCCCCGGCTCGACGGCGTCGAGGTGATCCAGGCGCTCCGGCTGTGGTCGACCGCGCCGATCCTCGTCGTCTCGGGTCGCTCCGGCGCCGCCGACAAGGTCGAGGCGCTCGACGCGGGCGCCGACGACTACGTGACCAAGCCGTTCTCCATCGACGAGCTGCTCGCCCGGATCCGCGCCCTGGGCCGCCGCGCCGCCGCCGACGAGGACCGCTCCGCGACCGTGTCGTTCGCCGACGTGACGGTCGACCTCGCCGCCCGCGTCGTCACCCGCGCCGACCAGCGCGTGCGCCTCACCCCCACCGAGTGGCAGGTGCTCGAGCTGCTCGTGCGGAACCCCGACCGGCTCGTCTCGCGCCAGACCCTCCTCACCGAGATCTGGGGGCCGACCCACCTGAACGACAGCGGCTACCTCCGCCTCTACGTGGCGCAGCTGCGCAAGAAGCTCGAGCCGGATCCCACCCACCCGCGGCACCTGCTCACGGATCCCGGGATGGGGTACCGGTTCGTGCCGGCGGGGGCGGGGCGCGCGCCGGAGGCCGACTAG
- a CDS encoding SGNH/GDSL hydrolase family protein, with protein sequence MPQRSTRSARATAVIASATAALGGLAAAALVVPRRFEAGRRERAVVLNETLPVNSAWWREHAKLEGDLLYVALGDSTAQGIGASRPGNGYVGILADRIRALSGRSVRTVNLSVSGARATDLVEHQLPRLAKLQPDVVTLAIGANDIPAFEPVAFEHDLGRILDAVPPTTVVADLPCFHFPASERKVRVANEIVRRLATDRGLRIAPLHRITRRQTAVLALTQAAGDLFHPNDRGYRVWASAFLPFLPATVRALEVSGR encoded by the coding sequence GTGCCCCAGAGATCCACCCGCTCCGCCCGTGCCACCGCCGTCATCGCGTCCGCCACCGCCGCGCTCGGCGGACTCGCCGCCGCCGCCCTCGTGGTGCCGCGCCGGTTCGAGGCCGGTCGCCGCGAGCGCGCCGTGGTCCTCAACGAGACGCTCCCCGTGAACTCCGCCTGGTGGCGCGAGCACGCGAAGCTCGAGGGCGACCTCCTCTACGTCGCGCTCGGCGACTCGACCGCGCAGGGCATCGGCGCCAGCCGCCCCGGCAACGGCTACGTCGGGATCCTCGCCGACCGGATCCGCGCCCTCAGCGGCCGCTCGGTCCGCACCGTCAACCTCAGCGTCTCGGGCGCCCGCGCCACCGACCTGGTCGAGCACCAGCTCCCGCGCCTCGCGAAGCTGCAGCCCGACGTCGTGACCCTCGCGATCGGTGCCAACGACATCCCGGCGTTCGAGCCGGTCGCGTTCGAGCACGACCTCGGCCGGATCCTCGACGCCGTCCCGCCGACCACCGTCGTCGCCGACCTGCCGTGCTTCCACTTCCCCGCGAGCGAGCGCAAGGTGCGGGTCGCGAACGAGATCGTCCGCCGCCTCGCCACCGACCGCGGCCTCCGCATCGCCCCGCTGCACCGCATCACCCGCCGCCAGACGGCCGTGCTCGCCCTCACCCAGGCCGCGGGCGACCTCTTCCACCCGAACGACCGCGGCTACCGCGTCTGGGCGAGCGCGTTCCTGCCATTCCTCCCGGCGACGGTGCGCGCGCTGGAGGTGTCGGGGCGCTGA